Proteins encoded in a region of the Candidatus Omnitrophota bacterium genome:
- a CDS encoding CBS domain-containing protein produces MDLIVTHKNADFDALSSLVAASKLYPKARLLLPGSQEKAVRNFLSLIKDKIRIENEKTCRMDDVTRLIIVDNRHRSRIGEAAGLLDKKGIKVHIYDHHPRTSSDIKADKEVYKQVGATVTLLLEILAKKGKLKLTPLEATLMLLGIYEETGSLSYSPTTKLDVDIVSMLLDQGANLNAVSSYLNRELTETELSIFVDLLESVEVYNVHGINVAFASVEAKHFAGEMGTVVHKLQDVENQPVFFVLFKTPDKVKIMARSRVELIDVNKMMAHFDGAGHSSAASARTEGRSVEQIKDIILGKIKRITRTDVYAKDIMSKNVETVSQEEKIDEVFRRLKDSGYKGMPVYDQKSKLVGMITMGDMKKAIKRGMGHSRVKGYMSTPLVTVSPETPLHDLQQIMIDSNKGRLPVIKKGRLVGIVSRTDVLKKVHSALFRAKPEKRVAVTDIIARMNLLLPKKFMKLIRSISDEADKRGIELFVVGGFVRDLLLGRKNYDLDIVIEGDAIAFGRVVADKLKGAFVVHKKFGTSTIVMDWPSWLGPALHPDNKFKIDVATARQEVYEAPAALPTVKFSSLREDLYRRDFTINAMAIKINKKDFGLFLDFFDGIKDLNRGIIRALHDKSFIDDPTRIFRAVRFEQRFGFQIEKHTEYLIKHAVKQEMFRRTENQRIRDELVLILKEKDPEKPVFRMRELHELRFIHPELVLKSSIRRHFRDLKHFIHWYNENAAKRRNLDVWLMNLMVVIDKLSLKQLEVVLEKFVFKRSESTRLRSCKKDGDRAIRKLSSRKKMKPSEVYDILEPFAHEVTLFIMSKTTSKTVRRRIKKFFGEYNGIQLRIKGQDIKREGISPGPEYKDILKNILCRKLDGKLATRKDELDYMRELTDKIKKEK; encoded by the coding sequence ATGGACCTCATAGTAACTCATAAGAACGCTGATTTCGACGCATTGAGCTCCCTTGTGGCCGCAAGCAAGCTTTATCCGAAAGCGCGCCTTCTGCTGCCGGGCAGCCAGGAAAAAGCGGTTCGTAATTTCCTTTCCCTTATAAAGGACAAGATCAGGATAGAGAACGAGAAGACCTGTCGGATGGATGACGTTACCCGGCTTATCATAGTGGATAACCGACACAGGTCCCGTATAGGTGAGGCGGCGGGGCTTCTGGATAAAAAAGGGATAAAGGTCCATATATACGACCACCATCCCAGGACCAGTTCTGATATCAAGGCTGATAAGGAGGTATACAAACAGGTCGGTGCCACCGTTACCCTGCTTCTTGAGATACTCGCGAAAAAAGGAAAACTGAAACTGACACCGCTTGAAGCCACGCTGATGCTGCTCGGTATATATGAGGAGACCGGCTCTCTTTCATATTCGCCCACGACCAAGCTCGACGTTGATATCGTGAGCATGCTTCTCGATCAGGGCGCGAATCTTAATGCCGTATCCTCCTATCTCAACAGGGAACTTACCGAGACGGAGTTATCCATATTCGTGGATCTTCTGGAATCGGTGGAAGTATATAACGTGCACGGGATAAATGTCGCTTTCGCGAGCGTGGAGGCCAAGCATTTCGCCGGCGAGATGGGGACGGTGGTGCACAAGCTGCAGGATGTGGAAAACCAGCCTGTATTTTTTGTGCTTTTCAAAACCCCCGATAAGGTCAAGATAATGGCCCGTAGCCGCGTTGAACTCATTGACGTGAACAAGATGATGGCACACTTCGACGGTGCGGGGCACTCTTCCGCGGCCAGCGCCAGGACAGAAGGCAGGTCGGTGGAACAGATCAAGGATATCATACTGGGAAAGATAAAGCGCATAACCCGGACCGATGTATATGCCAAGGACATAATGTCCAAGAACGTGGAAACGGTTTCGCAGGAGGAGAAGATCGATGAGGTTTTCAGGAGGCTAAAAGACTCGGGATACAAGGGTATGCCCGTTTATGACCAGAAGTCGAAACTGGTCGGAATGATAACAATGGGCGACATGAAAAAAGCCATCAAACGTGGGATGGGCCACTCGAGGGTCAAGGGATATATGTCCACGCCTCTTGTAACGGTCTCGCCCGAGACGCCGCTTCATGATCTTCAGCAGATAATGATCGACAGCAATAAGGGCAGATTGCCTGTCATCAAGAAAGGGCGCCTTGTCGGCATAGTCAGCCGGACTGACGTCCTAAAGAAGGTCCATAGCGCGCTCTTTCGCGCCAAACCGGAGAAGCGCGTGGCTGTCACGGATATAATCGCGCGGATGAACCTGCTTCTTCCAAAAAAATTCATGAAGCTTATAAGGTCCATCAGCGATGAAGCAGATAAGCGCGGTATCGAGTTATTCGTCGTCGGGGGGTTCGTAAGGGATCTGCTCCTTGGAAGAAAGAACTACGATCTGGATATAGTCATAGAAGGAGACGCAATAGCGTTCGGAAGGGTCGTCGCCGACAAGCTCAAGGGCGCTTTCGTTGTTCATAAAAAATTCGGGACATCTACGATAGTCATGGACTGGCCCTCATGGCTGGGACCCGCCCTGCATCCGGACAACAAGTTCAAGATAGATGTGGCTACCGCCAGGCAGGAGGTTTACGAGGCACCAGCGGCTCTTCCGACGGTCAAGTTCAGTTCCTTAAGGGAAGACCTCTATCGCAGGGATTTTACCATAAACGCGATGGCCATCAAGATTAATAAAAAGGACTTTGGTTTGTTCCTTGATTTCTTTGACGGGATAAAGGACCTTAATCGCGGAATAATAAGGGCACTTCATGACAAGAGTTTCATAGACGACCCGACCCGCATTTTCCGAGCGGTGCGCTTTGAACAGCGTTTCGGTTTCCAGATAGAAAAACACACGGAGTATCTTATAAAACACGCTGTCAAACAGGAGATGTTCCGTAGAACCGAGAACCAGAGAATACGGGATGAGCTTGTACTTATTCTCAAGGAAAAGGACCCCGAAAAGCCGGTTTTCAGGATGCGCGAGCTGCATGAGCTGCGGTTCATCCATCCGGAACTGGTATTGAAAAGTTCAATCAGGCGCCACTTCAGGGACCTTAAGCACTTTATACATTGGTATAATGAGAACGCCGCCAAAAGGCGCAACCTTGACGTTTGGCTGATGAACCTCATGGTCGTTATCGACAAGCTTTCTCTGAAACAGCTGGAGGTGGTTCTGGAGAAGTTCGTTTTCAAAAGAAGCGAAAGCACAAGGCTGCGTTCCTGCAAGAAAGACGGCGATCGCGCCATTAGGAAGCTTTCTTCAAGAAAAAAGATGAAGCCGAGTGAGGTATACGATATCCTGGAGCCATTTGCACACGAAGTGACGCTTTTCATAATGTCCAAGACCACCTCAAAAACCGTACGCAGGCGTATCAAGAAGTTCTTTGGTGAATATAACGGTATCCAGCTCAGGATAAAAGGACAGGATATCAAGCGGGAAGGCATAAGCCCCGGACCCGAATACAAGGACATACTGAAAAACATCCTCTGCAGGAAACTTGACGGTAAACTCGCGACCAGAAAAGATGAGTTAGATTATATGCGCGAACTGACCGATAAGATAAAGAAGGAAAAATAG
- a CDS encoding MBL fold metallo-hydrolase has product MTGVLDLEKFVVGDLATNCYLVSSPATRKAVLIDPGAEEPRILTSIRDKGLDVLFTINTHGHYDHIGGDAYFGFPVLIHELEEACLHDGEKNWSAFFGRQVEQVRANGLLADGDIVKAGDLSLKVIHTPGHTPGGISLLCGSLLFSGDTLFREGVGRTDLPGGSREEIISSIWDKLFKLPDDTRVLPGHGPETTIGHEKDFLGGIGMVG; this is encoded by the coding sequence ATGACTGGGGTTCTTGATCTGGAAAAGTTCGTGGTCGGCGACCTTGCCACTAATTGTTATCTGGTGAGTAGCCCCGCCACACGTAAAGCCGTGCTTATAGACCCCGGAGCCGAAGAGCCGCGGATATTGACCAGTATACGCGATAAAGGGTTAGATGTTCTTTTCACCATAAACACTCACGGGCACTATGACCATATAGGCGGGGACGCTTATTTCGGTTTTCCGGTTCTGATACATGAACTTGAAGAAGCCTGCCTGCATGACGGGGAGAAGAACTGGTCCGCCTTTTTCGGGCGACAGGTTGAACAGGTTCGAGCTAATGGTCTTCTGGCTGACGGTGATATTGTCAAAGCTGGGGATCTCTCGTTAAAAGTCATTCATACTCCGGGGCATACCCCCGGGGGTATATCCCTCCTTTGCGGCAGCCTGCTTTTCAGCGGCGATACACTCTTCCGTGAAGGTGTGGGACGGACCGATCTGCCAGGGGGAAGCCGTGAAGAAATCATTAGCTCCATTTGGGATAAGCTGTTCAAGCTGCCCGATGATACGCGTGTATTGCCCGGTCACGGGCCCGAGACCACTATCGGGCATGAGAAGGACTTTTTGGGCGGCATAGGCATGGTGGGCTGA
- the ribD gene encoding bifunctional diaminohydroxyphosphoribosylaminopyrimidine deaminase/5-amino-6-(5-phosphoribosylamino)uracil reductase RibD, producing the protein MKRPLEIKYMQMALRLAKKGEGRTYPNPMVGAVIVRDGKIVGRGYHKKAGEDHAEITALKEARGKCRGASMFVTLEPCDHYGKTPPCSLRIIESGIKTVYASMKDPNRLTGGKGINRLKKAGIDVKVGLMREESAFVNRKYIKFITTGLPYVTVKLAQSIDGKIAARDGSSKWISGEDSRNYTRKLRPSYDAIMVGANTVVKDDPYLLDSQRKGYGVTRIVVDSRLRIPEKSNILKTRSKSPVIIATTRLAPQARMSKLEAMDGIEVIRTRVKEGRVSLGGLLKKLGQREMVNVLVEGGGELVGSMVDEGLVDEAMFFVSPKIIGGEYSSVKGKGAANIKKALDLEQVEIKRKGDDIFVRGMVCSRG; encoded by the coding sequence ATGAAAAGACCTCTTGAGATCAAATACATGCAGATGGCTCTCCGCCTTGCGAAAAAAGGTGAGGGGAGAACGTATCCTAACCCAATGGTCGGAGCTGTTATCGTCAGGGATGGCAAGATCGTCGGCAGAGGTTATCACAAGAAGGCAGGCGAGGATCATGCCGAGATCACGGCCCTAAAAGAAGCTCGGGGGAAATGCCGCGGCGCCAGTATGTTCGTCACGCTGGAACCGTGCGATCACTACGGCAAAACACCCCCCTGCAGCTTACGTATAATCGAAAGCGGGATTAAGACCGTTTATGCCTCCATGAAGGATCCAAATAGATTGACCGGTGGCAAGGGCATAAACAGGCTGAAAAAAGCCGGCATAGACGTAAAGGTCGGTCTTATGAGAGAAGAGTCGGCTTTTGTCAACAGGAAGTATATTAAGTTCATCACAACCGGATTGCCCTACGTCACGGTTAAGCTGGCGCAGTCGATAGACGGTAAGATAGCTGCCAGGGACGGTTCATCCAAATGGATATCAGGTGAGGATTCAAGGAACTATACCAGGAAGCTGCGTCCTAGTTATGATGCCATAATGGTCGGAGCGAATACGGTGGTAAAGGATGATCCTTACCTGCTGGACAGTCAAAGAAAGGGCTACGGCGTGACGCGTATTGTGGTCGACAGCAGGCTCAGGATACCCGAGAAAAGCAATATCCTCAAGACCCGGTCGAAGTCACCCGTTATTATCGCAACCACCAGGCTTGCACCACAGGCCAGGATGAGCAAGCTTGAAGCCATGGACGGCATAGAAGTAATTAGAACCCGCGTGAAGGAGGGGCGCGTGTCTCTCGGAGGGCTTTTAAAAAAGCTCGGTCAGAGGGAGATGGTGAACGTGCTTGTCGAAGGAGGAGGGGAACTTGTCGGCAGCATGGTAGATGAGGGCCTGGTGGATGAAGCCATGTTCTTTGTCTCTCCGAAGATCATAGGCGGGGAATATTCGTCGGTAAAAGGCAAGGGCGCTGCGAACATAAAAAAAGCGCTTGACCTCGAGCAGGTAGAGATAAAAAGAAAAGGTGACGACATTTTCGTCAGGGGAATGGTATGTTCACGGGGATAA
- a CDS encoding riboflavin synthase: MFTGIITEIGEVRSVSRKGADSVLRVSCNRTREDLTIGDSVAVNGVCLSVVDNKDPLEFDVVANTFKKTNLKRLKAGSKVNLENALKAGDSLSGHMVTGHIDCERPIKSLSKTKDGWVLDVALSPQDDQHLVPRGSIAVDGVSLTVGELRKDQVRIFLIPHTIDNTILKLKTRGDYVNLEFDIMAKYAQKNLTENSITEKMLREKGFI, from the coding sequence ATGTTCACGGGGATAATCACTGAAATAGGCGAGGTGAGAAGCGTATCAAGAAAAGGCGCCGATTCGGTGCTGAGGGTTAGCTGCAACAGGACGAGAGAGGATTTGACTATCGGCGACAGCGTGGCCGTCAACGGAGTGTGTCTGAGTGTGGTCGACAACAAAGATCCCTTGGAATTCGATGTAGTCGCCAATACTTTCAAAAAGACCAATCTCAAAAGGCTTAAGGCGGGTTCAAAGGTCAATCTGGAGAATGCGCTCAAAGCAGGCGATTCCCTGAGCGGGCATATGGTCACCGGTCACATTGACTGTGAGAGACCCATAAAGAGTCTGTCGAAGACAAAAGACGGATGGGTGCTTGATGTCGCGCTATCGCCTCAGGATGACCAGCACTTGGTTCCCCGGGGATCTATCGCCGTTGATGGCGTCAGCCTGACGGTAGGCGAACTCAGAAAGGACCAGGTCCGGATATTCTTAATTCCCCACACGATTGATAATACAATATTAAAATTGAAAACACGCGGAGATTATGTTAACTTGGAATTTGATATCATGGCAAAATACGCGCAGAAGAACTTAACGGAAAATTCCATCACCGAAAAGATGCTCCGTGAAAAGGGGTTCATTTAA
- a CDS encoding bifunctional 3,4-dihydroxy-2-butanone-4-phosphate synthase/GTP cyclohydrolase II — MKLNSVEQVIKDIRAGRMVIVVDDESRENEGDLIVSAERITPEKVNFMAKYGRGLICVPMEDDIAERLGLDHMSKDPQDPYKTAWAVSVDAKDDITTGISAHDRSRTIKLLADPSSKEDEFVKPGHVFPLRSRKGGVLVRAGHTEASVDLMKLAGRRPVGVICEIMNEDGTMARMPDLLEFAKKHSLKICSIEALIKYRMEKDRLIEKVAETMLPTPYGEFRLYAYRSMIDDFQHLALVKGKITEGEVLVRVHSQCLTGDVFRSMRCDCGDQLEKALRKISRKGTGVLLYLSQEGRGIGLFNKIKAYQLQDDGYDTVEANEKLGFKADLRDYGIGAQILADLGLKKIRLMTNNPRKIIGLKGYGLQVVGRTSLEMKPGAKNKKYLSTKKKRLGHRLRHV, encoded by the coding sequence ATGAAGCTGAACAGTGTAGAACAGGTCATTAAGGATATACGTGCCGGTAGAATGGTCATAGTTGTTGACGATGAATCCAGGGAGAATGAAGGCGACCTTATTGTTTCGGCAGAGCGCATTACGCCGGAAAAGGTCAATTTCATGGCAAAATATGGACGCGGTCTGATATGCGTGCCCATGGAGGACGATATCGCCGAAAGGCTGGGGCTTGACCATATGTCCAAGGATCCGCAGGATCCGTACAAGACGGCATGGGCGGTCTCCGTGGATGCCAAAGACGACATAACCACCGGTATCTCTGCGCACGACAGGTCCAGAACCATCAAGCTTCTTGCTGATCCTTCTTCGAAGGAGGATGAATTCGTAAAACCCGGTCACGTCTTTCCCTTGAGGTCCAGAAAAGGCGGGGTATTGGTCAGGGCTGGTCATACCGAAGCGAGTGTCGACCTGATGAAGCTGGCCGGTCGCAGGCCCGTGGGCGTGATATGCGAGATCATGAACGAAGACGGTACCATGGCCAGGATGCCGGATCTTCTTGAGTTCGCGAAAAAACATTCTCTGAAGATATGTTCGATAGAGGCCCTTATCAAATACCGCATGGAAAAGGACAGGCTGATAGAAAAAGTCGCCGAGACGATGCTGCCCACTCCCTACGGGGAATTCAGGCTTTATGCTTACAGGTCCATGATAGATGATTTTCAGCATCTAGCTCTTGTAAAGGGAAAGATCACCGAAGGCGAGGTCCTGGTCCGGGTCCATTCACAGTGTCTCACTGGCGATGTCTTCCGTTCGATGAGATGTGACTGCGGCGATCAGCTTGAAAAAGCGCTCAGGAAGATATCCAGAAAAGGGACCGGTGTATTGCTTTATCTTTCTCAGGAAGGGAGGGGGATCGGGTTATTCAACAAGATCAAAGCCTACCAGCTGCAAGATGACGGATATGATACCGTTGAAGCGAACGAAAAACTCGGGTTCAAGGCGGATCTCCGGGATTATGGTATCGGCGCTCAGATCCTCGCTGACCTGGGTCTTAAGAAAATCCGCCTTATGACCAATAACCCCAGGAAGATAATAGGACTTAAAGGGTATGGTCTTCAGGTCGTCGGCAGGACCAGCCTGGAAATGAAGCCCGGCGCAAAGAACAAGAAATATCTCAGCACAAAAAAGAAAAGACTTGGCCACAGGTTGAGACATGTATGA
- a CDS encoding exosortase system-associated protein, TIGR04073 family produces the protein MKGDRMKKVMIMVLIALLFLAFVDAHADDVVGGPVKKLGRGFANLVTSPFYVFKGMGDTAKENGWMAGATWGLLEGAVNLVKRASVGAYEVVTFPVPLPANYEPILKDPEFFTDDKDRRLSIYRTK, from the coding sequence ATGAAAGGGGATCGCATGAAAAAAGTCATGATAATGGTCTTGATCGCTTTATTGTTTCTGGCCTTTGTTGATGCCCATGCGGATGATGTAGTAGGCGGGCCGGTAAAAAAGCTAGGGAGGGGCTTTGCCAACCTAGTGACTTCCCCGTTCTACGTGTTCAAGGGTATGGGTGACACCGCAAAAGAGAACGGATGGATGGCGGGTGCGACCTGGGGCTTGCTTGAGGGGGCGGTTAACCTGGTTAAAAGGGCGTCCGTCGGAGCGTACGAGGTAGTGACCTTCCCGGTGCCGCTACCGGCGAATTACGAGCCTATATTGAAAGATCCGGAATTCTTTACCGATGACAAGGACAGGCGGCTGAGCATATACCGCACTAAATAA
- a CDS encoding acylphosphatase (catalyzes the hydrolysis of acylphosphate), with protein MRQAQRFHVIYEGKVQGVGFRFTAERLAWKKGITGYVKNLHDGRVEIVCEGPEEDISSFLRDIELEMSSYIADSKKQQMPSSGEFSSFGIRF; from the coding sequence ATGCGACAGGCGCAGAGATTTCATGTGATATACGAGGGGAAAGTTCAAGGCGTCGGTTTCAGATTCACCGCCGAAAGGCTCGCCTGGAAGAAAGGAATAACAGGGTACGTGAAAAATCTTCATGATGGACGGGTTGAGATAGTATGTGAGGGCCCCGAAGAGGATATTTCCTCGTTCCTGCGGGATATAGAGCTGGAGATGTCCAGTTATATTGCCGATTCAAAAAAGCAGCAGATGCCTTCTAGCGGTGAATTTTCTTCATTCGGTATCAGGTTTTGA
- a CDS encoding 6,7-dimethyl-8-ribityllumazine synthase produces the protein MTKAKIIKGNMIAKDKKIGIVVSRFNEFISSKLLEGAIDTLVTHGVKNEDITVVWVPGSFETPVLAGRMADSDKYDAIICLGAIIRGETPHFDFVASEAAKGVAKVAMESKVPCVFGIITTDNLEQAVDRAGTKSGNKGRDAARSAIEMCSLYSSI, from the coding sequence ATGACAAAAGCAAAGATAATCAAAGGCAACATGATTGCGAAAGACAAAAAGATCGGTATAGTGGTCTCCCGGTTCAACGAGTTCATCTCTTCAAAACTGCTCGAAGGCGCCATTGATACTCTCGTCACCCATGGCGTCAAGAACGAGGATATTACTGTTGTATGGGTTCCCGGGTCTTTCGAGACCCCGGTTTTAGCGGGCAGGATGGCCGATTCCGACAAGTATGATGCGATAATCTGCCTGGGTGCCATCATTCGGGGAGAGACCCCGCATTTTGATTTCGTTGCCAGCGAAGCGGCCAAGGGTGTCGCCAAAGTGGCAATGGAGAGCAAGGTGCCCTGTGTGTTCGGAATAATAACCACCGACAACCTTGAACAGGCGGTGGACAGGGCGGGCACCAAAAGCGGTAACAAGGGAAGAGATGCGGCCAGGAGCGCCATCGAGATGTGCAGCCTGTATTCATCCATATAA
- a CDS encoding PHP domain-containing protein encodes MKINNSNGRVDLHVHTYFSDGVLSPEEVVEKALEKGLRAISITDHDSVEGVSPAITAANDTHIDIVPGIEISASFNKKKEVHILGYFVDWEDEDLGKALAHMRDKRIERIEKMLELLRRQGMQITREEVLALSPHGTVGRLQLARMLVEKGLVKDLRTVFDRYIGNGKPCHVGHEYLYYGDAIDMIKNAGGVPVLAHPGTMKSDDEIPLFVEAGIRGIEAYHTKHWPSTSNKYTEIAERYGLLVTGGSDCHGLPEDDMLMGKVYVGYETVAELKEESRRIRNEKTS; translated from the coding sequence ATGAAAATCAATAACAGTAATGGACGGGTTGATCTTCACGTGCACACGTATTTTTCCGACGGGGTACTTTCTCCTGAAGAGGTCGTGGAAAAGGCCCTGGAAAAAGGGCTAAGAGCGATAAGCATAACCGACCATGATTCAGTGGAAGGTGTTTCCCCGGCTATAACCGCAGCCAACGACACTCATATAGATATAGTGCCAGGTATAGAGATCTCCGCCTCTTTTAATAAGAAAAAAGAGGTACATATACTCGGCTATTTCGTTGACTGGGAGGATGAGGACCTTGGAAAAGCTCTTGCTCACATGCGGGATAAACGCATTGAGAGGATCGAGAAAATGCTTGAACTTCTCCGCCGGCAGGGCATGCAAATAACCCGGGAAGAAGTCTTGGCGCTTTCCCCTCATGGAACGGTTGGCCGTCTGCAGCTAGCACGGATGCTGGTCGAAAAGGGCCTGGTAAAGGACCTGAGGACCGTTTTTGACAGGTATATAGGTAACGGCAAGCCCTGTCATGTCGGGCATGAGTACCTTTATTACGGGGATGCCATTGATATGATAAAGAACGCCGGAGGCGTTCCCGTTCTCGCCCACCCGGGGACCATGAAGAGCGATGATGAAATACCGCTGTTCGTAGAAGCCGGGATAAGGGGGATAGAAGCTTATCACACCAAACACTGGCCTTCAACTTCCAATAAATATACCGAGATCGCCGAAAGATACGGTCTTCTAGTAACCGGCGGTTCCGATTGTCATGGTCTTCCAGAGGACGACATGCTTATGGGTAAGGTTTATGTTGGATATGAGACGGTCGCTGAACTGAAGGAGGAATCCCGCAGGATACGTAATGAAAAGACCTCTTGA
- the xerD gene encoding site-specific tyrosine recombinase XerD gives MKDHIENFIYFLEVERGVSDNTVESYRRDLEKFRLYLEKNKKGLAGAKREDIVNFMMCLKDQGLSSTTIARNLAALKTFWKFLVAEGLVRENVAAVVETPKTWKTVPDTLNKDEVEKLLEAPQARGWMGIRDKAILELMYATGLRVSEVKDLKKTGVNLEAGFVRCLGKGGKERIVPLGKVAEKAVSRYITKARAKLARKTQDEHLFLSRLGRKLSRQSLWKMIQKYAHKAGIKKHITPHSLRHSFATHLLEGGAELRGVQEMLGHADISTTQIYTHINKDKLRKIHKDYHPRA, from the coding sequence ATGAAGGACCATATCGAGAATTTCATATATTTCCTGGAAGTAGAAAGAGGAGTCAGCGATAATACCGTTGAATCTTACCGGCGTGATCTGGAAAAGTTCAGGCTTTATCTGGAGAAGAACAAAAAAGGTCTCGCCGGGGCGAAACGTGAAGATATCGTGAACTTTATGATGTGCCTGAAGGACCAGGGGCTTTCTTCCACTACGATCGCGAGGAATCTCGCCGCGCTTAAGACTTTTTGGAAGTTCCTGGTAGCCGAAGGTCTTGTTCGCGAGAACGTTGCCGCGGTGGTAGAGACGCCGAAGACCTGGAAAACGGTCCCAGATACACTTAACAAGGACGAGGTCGAGAAGCTTCTGGAAGCGCCTCAGGCAAGAGGATGGATGGGGATCAGGGACAAGGCTATACTGGAACTGATGTACGCGACAGGCCTTAGGGTCTCGGAAGTCAAAGACCTCAAGAAAACCGGGGTCAATCTTGAAGCCGGGTTTGTCCGGTGTCTTGGAAAGGGAGGCAAGGAAAGGATAGTGCCGCTTGGAAAAGTGGCCGAAAAGGCCGTCAGCAGGTATATAACAAAAGCGCGCGCCAAACTGGCCAGAAAGACGCAGGATGAGCACCTTTTCCTGTCCAGGCTGGGAAGGAAGCTTTCAAGGCAGAGCCTGTGGAAGATGATCCAAAAATATGCTCATAAGGCCGGCATAAAAAAACATATCACTCCGCACAGCCTCAGACATTCCTTTGCCACGCACCTGCTGGAAGGTGGTGCGGAGCTAAGGGGTGTCCAGGAAATGCTGGGCCATGCGGATATCTCCACGACCCAGATATATACACATATAAACAAGGATAAGCTCAGGAAGATCCATAAGGATTATCATCCAAGAGCATAG
- a CDS encoding metallophosphoesterase, with product MKYVVISDIHGNLPALEAAVSTFPEESEKNIICAGDIVGYGAEPGKCIEKVRALGARSVMGNHDAGVIGRTDISYFNNAAAEAVRWTRKQLNGDGLSYLEKQPYVIEEKFFSVAHGTLHDPERFSYMMTGADAMHTFEVLKTKICFVGHSHVPGTFILREGKLTQTGKNAIVLEDNASYIVNVGSIGQPRDGDNRACYCIYDADKGQIDLRRIEYDISLAAERIAKAGLPQVLADRLFIGS from the coding sequence ATGAAGTATGTGGTAATTTCTGACATACACGGCAATCTCCCGGCTCTTGAGGCAGCTGTTAGTACTTTTCCGGAAGAGAGTGAGAAGAATATAATATGCGCGGGTGATATTGTCGGCTACGGGGCCGAGCCGGGTAAATGCATAGAAAAAGTGAGGGCTCTGGGAGCCAGAAGCGTCATGGGAAATCATGACGCTGGGGTTATCGGCCGGACGGATATTTCATATTTCAACAATGCCGCCGCCGAGGCGGTGCGGTGGACCAGAAAGCAGCTTAATGGTGACGGTCTTTCTTATCTTGAAAAACAGCCCTACGTTATCGAGGAAAAGTTTTTCAGTGTGGCGCACGGCACCCTCCATGACCCGGAAAGATTCAGCTACATGATGACGGGTGCGGACGCGATGCATACTTTTGAAGTGCTCAAGACGAAGATATGTTTTGTCGGCCATTCTCATGTGCCCGGCACTTTCATTTTGAGAGAGGGAAAACTCACCCAGACGGGGAAAAATGCGATCGTTCTGGAAGATAACGCCAGCTACATCGTTAACGTTGGTAGTATAGGCCAGCCTCGAGACGGGGATAACCGCGCCTGTTATTGCATTTATGACGCGGACAAGGGGCAGATCGATCTGCGCAGGATAGAATACGATATATCCCTGGCGGCCGAACGCATAGCGAAGGCGGGATTGCCCCAGGTTCTTGCGGACAGGTTGTTCATAGGCAGTTGA
- the nusB gene encoding transcription antitermination factor NusB: protein MRKRTMAREAALKILYASDINRESITECAGKFWDNEAKEDDEVRSFSEYLIRGVSDHAEQIDRTITKYAANWELERMATVDRNVLRIACFELLFSEDIPPKVAINEAIDIAKKYGDKDSGKFVNGILDKINKTEQRQGSIAAD from the coding sequence ATGAGAAAGCGTACTATGGCGCGTGAAGCGGCACTGAAGATACTTTACGCCAGCGACATCAACAGAGAGAGCATAACCGAATGTGCCGGAAAGTTCTGGGATAACGAAGCGAAAGAGGATGATGAGGTCCGCAGTTTCTCGGAGTATCTCATCCGGGGGGTTAGTGATCACGCAGAGCAGATCGACAGGACCATAACAAAATATGCCGCTAACTGGGAGCTTGAACGCATGGCCACTGTTGACAGGAACGTTCTCAGGATAGCATGTTTTGAGCTTTTGTTCTCCGAGGACATTCCTCCCAAAGTGGCTATCAATGAGGCTATTGATATAGCGAAAAAATACGGGGACAAGGATTCGGGCAAGTTCGTCAACGGCATCTTGGACAAGATAAACAAGACCGAGCAGCGGCAGGGATCAATAGCTGCCGACTGA